The nucleotide sequence acagttgcaccaaagcccataaaatacctaggaataaatctaatcaaagaggtgaaaaatctatacactgaaaagtatagaaagcttgtgaaagaaattgaagaagacacaaaaaaagtggaaaaatattccatgctcctggataggaagaacaaatattgttaaaatgtctatactgcccaaagcaatatacatattcaatgcaatccctatcaaaataacaccagcgttcttcacagagctaaaacaaataatcctaaaatttgtatggaaccagaaaagaccctgaataggcaaagcgatcttgaaaaaggaaaccaaagcaggaagcatcacaatcccagctgtcaagctatactacaaagctgtaatcatcaagacagtatggtactggcacaagaacagacactcagatcaatggaacagaatagagaacccagaaatggacccacagacgtatgggcaactaatctttgacaaagcaggaaagaatatccaatggaataaggacagtctcttcagcaagtggtgctgggaaaactggacagcgacacgcagaagaatgaatgcagaccactttttacaccatacacaaaaataaactcaaaatggatgaaaagacctaaatgtaagacaagaagctatcaaaatcctcgagaagaaagcaagcaaagagctctttgatcttgcccgcagcaacttcttactcaacacatctctggaggcaagggaaacaaaagcaaaaatgaactactgagacctcatcaaaataaaaagcttctgcacagtgaaagaaacaatcagcaaaactaaaaggcaaccgacagaatgggagaagatattcacaaatgacatatcagataaagggttagtatccaaaatctataaagaacataccaaactcaacacccaaaaaacaaataatccagtgacaaaatgggcaaaagacatgaatagacacctgtccaaagaagacatccagatggccaactgacaaatgaaaaaatgctcaacatcactcatcatcagggaaatacaaatcaaaaccacaatgagataccaccttagccagaatggctaacattaacagctcaggcaacaacagatgttggtgaggaggcggagaaagagtatctcttttgtattgttggtgggaattcaagctggtgcagccactctggaaaacagtatagaggttcttcaaaaaactaaaaatagaactaccctacgacccagcaattgcactactaggcatttatctaaggGGTACagctgtgctgttttgaagggacacatgcaccgccatgtttatagcagcactattaacaatagccaaagtatggaaagagcccaaatttccattaatggatgaatggataaaaaagatatggtatatatatatatatatatatatatatatatatacacacacaatggagtattacttggcaatcaaaaagaatgaaatcttgccatttgcaactacatggatggaactggagggtattatgctaaggaaattaGCCAgccatagaaagacaaaaatcatttgacttcacttatttgaggactttaagagacaaaacagacaaacataagggaagggaaacaaaaataatataaaaacagggaggggacaaaacagaagagactcataaatacggagaacaaactgagggttgctggaggggttgtgggaggggggatgggctaaatgtgtaaagggcactaaggaatctactcctgaaatcattgtttcactacatgctaactaatttggatgtaaattttaaaaaataaaaaaacaaaattaaaaaaaaaaaaaaagaaccaggcaACTGATTGAGATGCTAATTCTGCACAAAACAATGTGTGGTGtaccaaaaaagcaaaaccccATTTCTATCTATGATCAAGGAGCTCTTTCAGCTTCTAAATAGATTTgtggatatttttattatgagtctatttttaaatacacacattatAGCTTGAACACTGGGAAGGCACTTTTCCATGTATTGATTCCTATGTCAATCAATTGGGAGagaatttgaatttctaaaaatgtcCTAGGGGcaaatcatttttcaaatgcttgTCTAGTCTTCCTGGAAAGGTGGGAGAAGAACAGGAAAGGCTACTTCTTGCCACAGTAAAGAAGATGTCTAGGAACAGAATGTCTGAATTAATCACCTGGTTCCTGTGACAGTGACACTTAATGATAAGTGCTGAGGATATAttagcattttataaataaaaaaaccacTTGTAACTGACATAAATGCCTGATAACGTTATTATCCCATTATCTCATATGATGAGGTAAGCAACTCTTGTGTTCATATCCTAGAGATGAGAAACTCAGGCTTAGAAAGGTCAGTGACTGGCCCAAGAATAATGGGCTAGAATGCTTCTGGTTGAAAGTAACAGAATATGCATCTGAAaacactaaaacaacaacaatgtgCATTACTTTGCATAAAAAGAAGTTCAGTGGGAGCAGGTCCAGAGTTGGTTGACTCATTAGCTCTCACTACTGTCAAGTACCCTAGTTCTTTCTTGCTTCCTGCCTTACCATCTTCAACATACTGGCTCTCATATCAGATAAGCTTTTTACCTCATCATCACTAAGTGGCTGCAGCCCCTCCAAACACTATATCCCTGCCAGACAATAGCCAAAACTTTCCCAGAAGTTGCCCCTGCAACTTCAATAATGTACCCTCATATCTCTTTGGCCAGAGGAAAAGCATATGCCCATGCCCAAACAAATCACAGATTCTGAGGAGAACCTGAGTACATTTAAAGTGGAGTCCTAAGCAAAATCAGAGATCTATACATAAGGAAGAGGAAGTAGTGGTATTTGGGAGGCATATAACCATGGCTGAAACTTTGTCAGAACCAGACTGGAATTGTGGGGACTAAAGGCCCTACACTTAAATTCTAATGCTATATTTTTCATGACAATGGAATGTTCTAGATTTCCACTGTTCTGTATGGtggccacatgtgactatttagCACTTGAAACATAGTTAATGTGACTAagggattgaattgaatttttttacAAGTTTAATTCAAAGAGACACATGGGTCTAGTGACCATGCGGGAACAGCACATTAACAGCATTGCTGGGGCATCCAATAGGGTTCTAACGCTGGAGAAATATAATGTGAGACACAAATGTAACTTACATTTTCCAATAGTTgcattaaaaaaggtaaaaaggaaaaggtaaaattcattttataatatgtttGACTTTACtttcatatctaaaatattatttcaacatgtaatcaataaaacatattaacgtgatgttttacattcttttgttCACCCTCAGTCTTTGGGATCTGATGTGTCTTTTACACTTAGCACATCTCTACATTTCAGGTGTTCAGGAGCCGTGCGGCCAAGGTAGTCTAGAGATTTCAGAGCATTCATGCCAAATGATCTTTCCTGATACTGGTTCACCACTCTAGGAAGAcaagaaagtgaggctcagaaaggctatGCCAGTGGCTCTCAGACTTGAAGGTTGTCATAGACCCCTAGAGCTCTGGTGAGCACTGTGGCTGGTCCCACCTTCCGTGTTTGTGATTCTGCAGGTCCAGGATGTGCACTTCTCATAGGTAGTGCGGGTGCTGCTTGTCCCGGGTCCTCTTGAAGCAACAGTGCTCTAAACGAACCGCCCACACTCACACCTGTGATGAACAAAGCATTCAGAACGAAACCCATGTTTTGTCTTCCAGTTCATTCTCTTCTACATGCAGAGTGATGAGGCCAGGATGCTGGGACAGCTGGAAACAACTCCCAGACAACAGAACAGCGCTCAAGGCGCTCAATTTCCTTGATTCAAACAATTGACAGCAGAGTCTGGACACATCATATGGATATTACATAAACATTGTTCCTATCCCAGACTTGTGCCCTTCTCGTGCCGACTTTCTGCTTAGCTCATATGATTTCAGGCTTACTTTCTTTCGAGAAAATCATTGAATAAGTAATAAATTCTTAAAGGAATTCCTTGCCCTCATATTTAATGTCTTTGGGGTGGAGTGGGGATGTATTATCATCACATTGTCCACATATCACTAGAGTTCAGATGGGAATCTGAAGAAGAGGCAATTATGTAAATCACTTCTGACAATGCCATGCACTCAGCCCCTGGTAAATTATGCTTTAGTATACTCAGCAGAAGCTATCAAAGCCCAGCTGAGATCCTGAGAGCTCTTCAGATGATTTTCTAATCAGCAGGTGACAGAAGTGGCTCTCGGGACGATAGTCCTCATACTGCTGAAGGTCAAGTCTCTTCAAGGTGCACTGCTATTTGCAGAAGAAGCTGTTCTTGCAGACCTGCTGCCCAGATGCTTGGAGGCCAGATGACTCCTGACCAGCGGGGCACACCTGAAGTATGGAAATAGAGGAGGTAGTCACATTGCCCACAAAGGAGCTGTTCCCCCTGGCTCGAGGAGGGGCTGTGAGGCCCCCACTTCACCCTCTCAGCCGTCACTCACACTGAGAAACTCCAGGTGCCTACCAGCTACTGGGGCCAGCCATACCCATGGGTGGCCCTATCGCgacctggaggagagagaaggacccTCAGATCCAGCCCAAACCCAGCCCTTTGCTGCTTATAACTATGTACAGGTGAGCAATTTGGGTCTGATGCCAGACATTGAATCAACAGACCCAAAATAGGCCCCTCATATATACATCCTACAGCAAAGGGACAggtgagctaaaaaaaaaaaaacagcttataAATGCACTTTGTTTCCCCCGCTTTTACTCAGCATGAATGTTGcactctgttttctctccctctgtagATATGTCGCTGGTCCCCTTCAGTGGCATATTTAGTGCCTTGGGAGAGGACAGCTATGGGGTCCCAACCACCCCAGCCTAATCCCATCTGGTATCCAGCAGGTTACCCCTTGCCCCTCTTGagctgtctgtttctctgtgcagAGGGGTCTCTGGTTTCCTGGATGCTTCTTTTGACCTGTCCCTTCAGACTCCCTGGAGGCCCAGTGATTTCCACACACTGTGGCCCCCAGGCTGCCTGTCTCTTATGGTTCCATTTAATTGAGCGATGCATCAATACACTTTAGAATTATCTGGAGACcctttaaaatattcagatgCTTGAGTCCCCCTCCAAACCAAATGACTCAGAGTGTGTGGGAATGGGGCCCAGGCATCCGTGGTTGTAAATTTTCCCAGGGGTGCCAACCTGCAGCAGAGGGTGCCTGGCTATCAGGGAAGTGAGCTCCCAGAAGCTGAGGATCCTGTGCCAGATCCTGTGTCCTGGGCTCCAGTGAGGGATGGGAACTTCTCTTTTCTGCCAGTCTGAGCATGTTTGTGCCTGGTTTTTGACACCCCAGCAGCACACATGTTCCATGAGTGATGCCTGCGCCTTCCGGCTCACCGATGCTAACAGAGGGGGTCCTCTGCTTAATGTCAGAAAAACCAGATGTGCCCAGGAGCTTTGAGCTACCAAGCACCAGAGACTTCAGAtggaatattaataataataaacatattattaataataaacatatagtGTTTATTGGAGCCAGACCCTGTTGTAACTTCTTCACATATGTCAACCTGTTCAGTCCCCACAACAGCCCATCTGTGGTAGGACTAGAATTAAGGCCACTTTACAGGGGAGGAAgtagagaaacagagaggttgagtaacttgcccaaggtcacataactggCAAGCAATGAGCTGGGACTCAGATCAAAGCAGTCACATTATGTTATGCTGCCTCCCAAAACGTCTGCCATTCAAGAATTAACCCCTCcaccccacactgtcagctcaaacACAAATCCTAGTAGCTCAGCCTCATGACCTTCTTGACTTGGAAGAAGAACCTCCATATCAGACCTCAATTTCTAAACCTGTTCTAGTCCATGATATTTTACCATTATGATGATGCTGCAGTGAAGGCAGTGATTCTTGGTATAAACTCAATCTTGTTGTCATCATTATGGCAATTTTTCAAAAGCTAAGATACTCTCTTCAATCCCTGAACCCCACTCCCAACCTAGGCCTGGGGTTTGAGGCCAGATGGAACTTGAGAGCAAAGTAGAGAAATGGGATGGGCATGAAAGTGTTCATCTCAGGATGAGTTGAATATGACCTAGGTGCACATGTCTCTCCAGAGCCATCTCAGGAGGGGGTTCAGCACTGTGAGTGCTCATTCTCTCAAGAATTCACTGTTGCGTGAGTGGTCCACACTTCAAATGCTTCTCTGATCCTTCCCTAAATATAGAAGTCTGGAGAGAGTATTTTTGGAAATGGTATGATTCCCTGCTCTTGGTCTTGGATGCATAGACATTTCAATTTAATCTTCAATATCTCCTGGTGTTGTCAGTGAAATGCACACCTCACCTTTACCACTGCAAACCCTTTCCCTATGATGCTCTGGGGAGATGTGTGACAGCCCCTTAGAAGTTAATCTGGTGCTTCACAAACTTTATTTTCTGCCACTTAAAGTGGCAATTCAAAAGTTAAATTGGAGAGTCCCTCATAATCAGGGGATCCTTGTCCTGGTTTGCCTGGAAGAGTCAGGTGTCATGCTGTTGGTCAGCACAACTGCTAATAGAGCTTCCTTTCACTCCCAGGGGAATCTGGTTTGAGCATAACCCATCATTAAGGTGTGAGTCAAAGCAGAATAAAGGTCAGGCTGTGTCTGCAAAGCTTGCTCTGTTTGGGTCATTTGCACAAAGTTGGGATAGAAGTAATGCTCTCCCCATGTGTCTTAGGATTGTTTTCAATACAGGTTAGATATAAAAACACTGTTAGTAGAAACCGATACATCTGACAATAAAacctataataataattaatgggGGAGTGTGTCAGTGGCCTCCACCACCCCCTTGACCCTTTACCCTCTGAAGGGAACTAAACAGTGGAACATCAGACAACAACGTGGGGCCAAGTGGGAGCAGGCAGACCTTCTCTTTAGTCTCATCACACAGAGAgggttagaaaaataaataaccttgacAGCTGACACTCACTGAGTGCTGATGACGGCCAGGTACTCCCCTAGTTACCATAGGTATGCCAAAGGTAATGGGTCCTCATGGCGCCTTACCAAATAATTACTACCATTACACCCACTTTCCAGATGTGGAAACAGGCACAAAGAGATGGAGGGACTTGCCTAAGGCTGCATATCTGGGAGGAGGTGAAGCTGTATTTGAACCAGGCAGCCTAGTTTCAAGGTCAAGATGCCACAGTGCCGAGCCTACCTGCCCTGTGTGTACCTAGAATGCACCAGTGTGCCCTCTCTGCTTGCCGCTGCAGCAGTCCTGGCACAAACATGCAGCTCTTGCTTGTGCTGTTCCAAATGCTCCAAAGGCTCTTTGTGTAAACCTCACAGACCTGGACCCCCAGGCCACCCTCTGTCATGGTAAGGAAGCCATGCAGACCCCAACTCTGACCCTGACAGTTGCTTATACACACTCCCAGCTTCTCCACCTCCTCAGATGACGGCCCTAGGCCTCCTCCAGGCACACAAGGCATACCTTATCATCACCCACTACATTCTGCTCCCCTGCCAGGCATCCAGTGCTGCTGCCACTTCGCAGTCCATTCCCCAGGCCCCCAGCAGCATCTGCTctgccagcttctctctctgAAGTACACCTTCATCCTCACTATCATgctctttgtctccttctttgCCACCACCCTTTCCCTGTGATCCCAGGCACTTTCCAGTATGTTTCCAATGTGGGGCGGTGGTGAAAATATAAGCTTTCCAAGGCCCTGCACACAGTAGGCCATCATCCCATACTAAGACAACATATGCAACCATGCTTCGCAGGGGACTCATACTCTCCACTagcatttgttgaaggaatgaatgaatgaatgaatgatcagtCTCCCTGACTTCTGGACTCCAGAAATGCTGGGTTTGGGTGTCCCCAGTGCTACATGCAGCACACTCATAATGTGGGCTGTTTTCTAAAACCGCAGAAAACAGCAATACATATTTACCTTATTAAATGCTAGCTTGGTTTGCTGTGAATTGTATGTCTGCatgaggggagagagggcagagccaggaaagGTTAGGAGAAAAACTCTCCAAAGTAGAGGTGGGAAAGATCCCAAGGGCTCACGTGTTAGGCAAGACACCAGGAAATATTCAGAGATGAGAGGGGGCTGGGCATTAAATGGACAGAGAGAATGATGGTAGAGGGGTATCCAGGCGTGCAGAACAGCTGTGGGACACCTCCCCTATTGGGCCTTGAGGGGAATCATTTAAAGATTTCCCCCAGTGTCCAGGACTAAAAAGAAAAGCCCCTGTacttctccccccacccaaatctTGGGTTTCTGTCACCCCCCCCAAACACCTGCACCCTAGAATGACAAAGCCACCATCTCTTTCCCCATAAGAATCTCTCCCTTACAgacaatgaggaaaatgagagcaGAGGAAAGAACAGACTACTGTAAAGAGTGTCCATAAAGGGGAGGAGGGTTGCTAAGacaaatcttttattattttttaatttttttttaagacaaatctTTTAAAGGAACCATTTGGGTGGCAGAAACTAGGGACAGAGATTAGACTCAGCCACTATGTTGCACAGGGGCTGATCACcggtccctcccctctccccccccccccccccccccaccaaatcctGGATAAATGGCAGTCAGACCTCTGACAGGTCACCTCTAGCTGGCCTTAATCATCCCgacaccctcccctctgcagctgcTCCAGCCATCCAGCATAGGAGATGGGACCCCACCTCTGGCACTGGGTAGCCACTTCCAGATGCATCAAAGACATTTCAGGAGTGTGCTGAAGGGAGGCTCAAGGAGGCCACTGGCCTGCAGAGGTGGTGTTCCAAAGGGCCAGCATTTCCCTGCCGATTATCTTCCAAGACAAATCCCCACTTCACTAATTGTGCTGTGCCCTGTGCCTGACCAGTAGGGCCAGGGTTGTGACACTGCCTGCTGGATCCCCAGACCCGGACTGTAGCCCAGAATCATCCAGCTCAAGGGTGTCAACTTGCACTCTCTGGAGTTTGGGAGAAGGAGGGAATCCAGCCCCGGACACCGACCTTTCCAGAGCACCCTTTCCCAGGCACCTTTCAGAGACCTCAGTGGAGACGCCTCAGAAGTCAGCCAGCTTGGCATAGGCTTTGCGGCGTCTGGCTCTGGGGCTAGCTGCCGCTGTCGGTGCTGCCCCGCGCGATGAGCATCGGACGCAGAGGCTGGCCTTCTTTTGTGGCATCTCTCCTCCTCTGTGGATCCTCCTCAGTGCCTCCTCCTCTGGCATCTCCGTTCCCGGCGCCCACCCACCTCCATCCTACAGAAATCTCACTGAAAAGGTCCTGGGATTTGCGATTGCGCGGAGTGAAGGGAGGGGGCGACTGGGACCCGGGCAGACCGGGAATTCACAGCGACGCCTTTGGGAGCTTCAGGTTCCGCTTCTAGGAAATGAGTTTAATGATGGGACAGACCCTGCAGGTCTTCGAGAAGATCATAGGGGCAGGGGGGCgcggtggagaggaggaggatgcCAAGCGCCCGGCTAagggctctgcacggtcagcataGTCGCTACAACCCCAGGGCTGCGTTACCCAAACGGAGGACTCTGGGACCCCTAGCCCCGCGGCTgcagagggcagagcaggggagtgggaggCCAAAGGTCAGACAAGACAGGATCTGAGGTGAGCAGCTGAGGGGGCGGGAGGTCCAGCTGGGGCTCTGGACGACCTGTGGCGGGGTTGGATCCCAGGCGGGGGCGCGGAGGTGGGCAGGCCGGGCGGGGCGCGCGGGCGCTGGGACTGGGGTGCGGAGGGCGCGCGGCGCGGGATTGGCGGGCGCTCCCCGCGGGGCCCACCGCAGGCTTTTCAGGCGGAGCAGGCAGAGGCGCACGCACCTGCACCGGAGTCCCAGGGCAAGTACTCTCCACCGCGCTCCCGCCGCCCCGGACGGGCACCCCTGGGCATGAGCGCCCCCCCGACGCTGCCCCCAGAGGGCGAGGAAGAGCTCGAGACAGCCTGGTCCCCTGCGGTCAACGCCAGCTGCGCCCCTGCTGAGGAGGAGGCAGCGGCGGGGACCGGGGACGCAGGGGCACCGGGCATGGTCGCCATCCAGTGCATCTACGCGCTGGTGTGCTTGGTGGGCCTGGTGGGCAACGCCCTGGTCATCTTCGTGATCCTCCGCTACGCCAAGATGAAGACGGCCACCAACATCTACCTGCTCAACCTGGCCATCGCGGACGAGCTCTTCATGTTGAGCGTGCCCTTCGTGGCCTCGTCAGCCGCCCTGCGTCACTGGCCCTTCGGGTCTGTGCTGTGCCGCGCGGTGCTCAGTGTGGACGGCCTCAACATGTTCACCAGCGTCTTCTGTCTGACGGTGCTCAGCGTGGACCGCTACATCGCCGTGGTGCACCCTCTGCGCGCCGCCACCTACCGGAGGCCCAGCGTGGCCAAGCTCATCAACTTGGGCGTGTGGCTGGCATCCTTGCTGGTCACCCTGCCCATCGCCATCTTCGCTGACACCAAGCCGGCTCGGGGCGGCCAAGCCGTGGCCTGCAACCTGCATTGGCCGCACCCGGCCTGGTCGGCGGTCTTTGTGATCTATACTTTCCTGCTGGGCTTCCTGCTGCCCGTTCTGGCCATCGGCCTGTGCTACCTCCTCATCGTGGGCAAGATGCGGGCGGTGGCACTGAGGGCCGGCTGGCAGCAGCGCAGGCGCTCAGAAAAGAAGATCACGCGGCTGGTGCTCACGGTGGTAGCCGTCTTTGTGCTCTGCTGGATGCCTTTCTACGTGGTGCAGCTGCTAAACCTGTTCGTGACCAGCCTTGATGCCACAGTCAACCATGTGTCCCTCATCCTCAGCTACGCCAACAGCTGTGCCAACCCTATCCTCTATGGCTTCCTCTCAGACAACTTCCGCCGTTCCTTCCAGCGGGTTCTCTGCCTGCGCTGCTGCCTCTTGGATGTCGCAGGTGGTGCTGAGGAAGAGCCCCTGGACTACTATGCCACTGCTGTCAAGAGTAGAGGTGGGGCAGGATGGATATGCCCCCCACTCCCCTGTCAGCAGGAGCCCTTACGACCAGAACCCAGCCGCAAGCCGGTCCCTCTCACCAGGACCACCACCTTCTGAAGAGCCCTTTCAcctcctccccagcctggccACCTGTAAGGGAGTCTGTGCTACCCTGACACCCCAGCAGACTGCCTGTCCTAGATGCTCATCTAAGAGCCACCACCTGTTCCcaccacagccacagccacctTTTCCCAGCAGTCTATGGGTCAGCCCCAAGAGCATCAAagctcctttcctttgttctgtcCTCAGGACTCTGGTTTCTAGGGGGGGTACCTCCATGGGGGTAGGACTCCTCTGACCACCAGTCCATGATGTTAATTATTCCTGGATCTTTGACTAGTTTCCGAGGGGTGGGAAGCAGGGGGATGCCAGGCAGGAATGGCCATCTGCATGTGACGTGTTACAGAATCTCTGCCTTGGAGAGGGCTGTCCAGAGGGTGGAGGCAGCCTGTGCCCTTGGTCTCTGCAGACTCTGCCTGTGGTGGAGACATAGCATGTtcgaaaagggaagggaggaaggaagatgcCTCCAAGCACACCATTGGCTTCCATTCCTGGGATCTTTTCTAACTGAAATTGATGCATGACAGCCTGGGGCACCTCCAGGCTCAGTGCCTGCTTGCAGTCAGAAATGTCACTCCAGTTTTCTGGGGCTAGCATCAGGCTTCCTGTGAGTAGGAAAGGTTTGGAAAGTCATGATCTGGGATTTGTTATGAGGCACAAAACCAggtcagtaataataataataataataataaagcagaaaggaTGAATCTCATCTAGCTCCTATGGTGTGATTTTTTGCCTTGACCCTTTGTCATGAGAACATGAGACCTCATTAAGTTGACCAGTTTATACCGCAGTGGTGAGTGGGAGGGaactggaggtgggagggaagagacCAGAGAATGCAGATGGAAATCAGCCCAGATTTTGGATAGAGGAGGCAGCTCTGTCAcccactgttaaaaaaaaaaaaaaatcgcaattCAGTAAAACACCAGCCAGATGTACATAATAAACATATCTAGGCTGAACATGGTAAACAGCTGTAACTTCTTGCCTAATGTTAACCCAAGGATAAATTAgcttttcccaaaggaaaaagtCAGCTTATGAGAGCTTTAATCCTGTTTTCTGTGAATAAATCCTTGCAATGCTTCTGTAGGGGCCTGGAGTGAAAACATGCAATTAAACATATGTGAACAGCTGTGTGGGAGACTCCACCTGGCTGAGCAAAGCAAAACACCCTTCTGGGTTTGGCCGGCCCATCCCGGTGCAGAAAGGAAGATACTCAGGGAGGGAGGTGAAGACAGCTGGAGAGAGAGCCCCTCCGCTCTTCAAATGGGGTCAGCCTTGCAGCTTCCTAGCAGGAGGGCTTCAAGAGAAAATACAAGGGACCTGCCAGCCTAGCAGAACTTGCCTGACTTGAGCCTTTTGGGGCAGTCAGCAGGCATCCCAAGGTGGGCACAGAGAGCTTCTAGGAGGCTAAAGAAGATTGAGGAGGGCAGAGCAAGGCCCAGGGAGATGCTCTGCTTCCACCATGGGCAGGGGCTCCTCTCTGAGGAGGAAACAGAACAGGGCTCTTCCCTGAAGTGTTAGGGCCAAAACCAGAGTCTTACTTGATATGAGCAGGTGCCTGGTGTATGAGAACCAGGCAAGAGAGCTGATTTCTGGTCCTAGATATAAACATTGTGTGATCCAGGCAAGTGACTGAATGCTAGGGTCCTCAGAGTTCTGTCTGTAATATCACGAGGTCTTCCAATGTCGGCACACTGTGACAGAGAACTCACCGTATGCTCTTTTCCATGTGGCTATAGAATCTAGCTTCTTCCCTActgaatgaaaaacagaaagccTTACCTACATTGTGTTGGGGCATATAACCATTGGATCCTTACTCCTCTACATGGCCAGCCAGCAGTATGATCTGTAGGCGGTAATTAGTGTTGATCCAAGTGTGTCTCATAGGGCTGGGTGGGTGAGGTAGAGATGAAGGCCATTAGGGTCTGCACATTGGGGTGGTCTACATCTgtctgagagagaaaatgtgtagCCAATCTGTATTGCATCCCAGAGACATGGCTGTGGTTTGGGAGCTCCAAACTAAGGTGCAAGAActccttgaactcacaaacatgtgtgcacacatgcacacacatgcatgcatgtaaaCACACAGACATCAATTGTCCCAAACCTATCATACCCACTAGAGTTGCCTTGGGCATCTGGAGTAAGCCAGTGCTGGTGTTGGCTGGCCTTGTGTAACCATAATTTCCTAGCAGTctttaaaacttaattatttctttgttccCCAGTGCCTGCAGCATGCAGCA is from Panthera uncia isolate 11264 chromosome A3 unlocalized genomic scaffold, Puncia_PCG_1.0 HiC_scaffold_11, whole genome shotgun sequence and encodes:
- the SSTR4 gene encoding somatostatin receptor type 4, whose protein sequence is MSAPPTLPPEGEEELETAWSPAVNASCAPAEEEAAAGTGDAGAPGMVAIQCIYALVCLVGLVGNALVIFVILRYAKMKTATNIYLLNLAIADELFMLSVPFVASSAALRHWPFGSVLCRAVLSVDGLNMFTSVFCLTVLSVDRYIAVVHPLRAATYRRPSVAKLINLGVWLASLLVTLPIAIFADTKPARGGQAVACNLHWPHPAWSAVFVIYTFLLGFLLPVLAIGLCYLLIVGKMRAVALRAGWQQRRRSEKKITRLVLTVVAVFVLCWMPFYVVQLLNLFVTSLDATVNHVSLILSYANSCANPILYGFLSDNFRRSFQRVLCLRCCLLDVAGGAEEEPLDYYATAVKSRGGAGWICPPLPCQQEPLRPEPSRKPVPLTRTTTF